A window of Cohnella herbarum contains these coding sequences:
- a CDS encoding NADH-quinone oxidoreductase subunit N, whose product MEALQTLSWSDTWYLAPEIVLSGFAFLLVILDLLLPKRINRDIIGWLTLLGIVIAAVFVVLLLLSLGDGDASDSAATSYNLLAGSYRVDDFGNLLKLIFLGASAFIVFSSLGTVRDEDVPIKGELYYLMLPAVLGAMVMSSSGDLITLFVGLELLSITTYILVATRKKSKLSSEAAFKYVVTGGVASAFILYGMSFLYGLTGGTNVVAIAQGLDSAVENAEALLYIGFFLMIAGFAVKLALAPFHAWAADVYQGAPTPVTAFLAIVAKGAAFAMLYRIFMNTAFMTSAASSMLKKDVFIALAVLAAAAMIVGTVGALRQRNVKRLLALSGVANAGILLTPIAINLTEMHASLFSEFLYFLVAYAFMNVGAFSVLTIVSRDSGNETLSGFAGLYHRAPWTAVAMTILLCSLAGLPVTGGFFGKLFILFGTIQTHTYWLGAVLLVTTVISYAVYFTLIRQMYMRSGTVDSGLKMSAPSAISIGLCTIATLILGFFPVPILDWIDQVFSLTSELLLLNG is encoded by the coding sequence ATGGAAGCTTTGCAGACTTTATCGTGGAGCGATACGTGGTACCTGGCCCCTGAGATCGTTTTGTCGGGTTTCGCTTTTCTGCTTGTTATCCTGGACTTGTTGCTTCCCAAGAGGATCAATAGGGACATTATCGGGTGGCTGACGTTACTCGGAATCGTAATCGCCGCCGTGTTCGTCGTTCTTCTGCTATTGTCGCTTGGAGACGGAGATGCTTCGGATAGCGCCGCGACATCCTACAATTTGCTGGCGGGCAGCTATCGGGTAGACGATTTCGGAAACCTGTTGAAACTCATTTTCTTGGGCGCATCCGCCTTTATCGTTTTCTCTTCGCTCGGTACGGTGAGGGACGAGGATGTTCCCATTAAAGGCGAGCTCTACTACCTTATGTTGCCGGCTGTTTTAGGCGCTATGGTCATGTCGTCATCCGGCGATCTCATTACTCTTTTCGTAGGCTTAGAGCTTCTCAGTATTACGACGTACATCTTGGTCGCTACGAGGAAGAAAAGCAAACTATCCAGCGAAGCGGCGTTTAAGTACGTTGTTACGGGAGGAGTCGCATCTGCTTTCATTCTTTACGGAATGTCGTTTCTGTATGGATTAACAGGCGGAACGAATGTTGTCGCAATCGCTCAAGGACTAGACTCTGCCGTTGAAAACGCGGAAGCGTTGCTCTATATCGGATTTTTCCTGATGATTGCCGGATTTGCAGTCAAATTGGCGTTGGCCCCGTTCCACGCTTGGGCTGCGGACGTATATCAAGGCGCGCCGACGCCGGTAACGGCATTCTTGGCGATCGTTGCCAAGGGAGCGGCATTCGCTATGCTGTACCGAATCTTCATGAATACGGCTTTCATGACATCGGCCGCAAGCAGCATGTTGAAGAAAGACGTATTCATCGCGTTGGCCGTCTTAGCCGCGGCCGCAATGATCGTAGGCACGGTCGGAGCATTAAGGCAGCGCAACGTCAAAAGGTTGCTCGCGCTTTCGGGCGTGGCTAATGCCGGTATTCTCCTGACGCCGATTGCGATTAACTTAACGGAAATGCACGCGTCATTATTTTCCGAGTTCCTGTACTTCCTGGTCGCATATGCCTTCATGAACGTAGGGGCATTCTCGGTTCTTACGATCGTATCCAGAGATTCAGGGAACGAGACCTTATCGGGTTTCGCCGGGTTATATCATCGAGCGCCTTGGACGGCCGTTGCGATGACGATCTTGCTGTGTTCCTTGGCTGGATTGCCGGTAACCGGCGGGTTTTTCGGAAAGCTGTTTATTCTGTTCGGTACGATCCAGACGCATACTTATTGGCTAGGTGCCGTGTTGTTGGTGACGACGGTTATTTCATACGCTGTCTATTTCACCCTTATTCGTCAAATGTATATGAGATCGGGTACGGTTGATTCCGGCTTGAAAATGAGTGCTCCATCGGCGATTTCAATCGGATTATGTACGATTGCGACCCTAATACTCGGGTTTTTCCCGGTGCCGATCCTGGATTGGATTGACCAAGTTTTCTCGCTAACGTCGGAGTTGCTGTTATTGAACGGTTAG
- a CDS encoding complex I subunit 4 family protein produces MLDNLPVLSLIALTPLLGALIVLLLPSARSNWLRIAAIVFTVIPLALVLWLFAVYQPAAGGGEYTEHVTWLSVPLNMEVLNITFQGAIHSFKLEFDYHLAVDGISMPLLLLTGVVSTMAVLASVHIRKRRKTYYALFLLLLTGIYGVFLARDLILFFIFFEVTLIPMFFLIGIWGYYGREKAATRFLIYNGLGSAAMLLSFLILITTLGFSAVDGSNILFSGNYDVLLSNLSDTNAMANLDTDQARYLGIFLSDNARWAAFLLLLVAFGIKVPIFPFHTWMLRVHTEAPPAIVMIHSGILLKMGVYGLIRFAVFLFPDQVHSWTTVLAVLGVINILYGAILACVQKEFKLVLAYSSISHMGIVLLGIASLEEVGLQGAIYQSVSHGLISALLFLVVGSLYERTNSTQLGDLGGLAKAVPFMSGILLLAGLASLGLPGLSGFVGEFLSFLGLFGSMKILTAIGVLGILFAAIYVLRSILSITYGPMPERFDGMKDARFVEALPMITLSALIILLGVYPSLLTDLMQHGFNGLLEQIQTRMGG; encoded by the coding sequence ATGCTGGATAACCTGCCGGTGCTTTCGCTTATCGCGTTGACGCCGTTACTCGGGGCGCTTATCGTATTGCTGTTACCTAGCGCTCGTAGCAACTGGTTACGCATAGCGGCAATCGTGTTTACTGTAATCCCGCTTGCATTGGTTCTATGGTTGTTTGCCGTTTATCAACCTGCAGCCGGCGGCGGAGAATATACGGAACATGTCACATGGCTCTCGGTTCCGCTTAATATGGAAGTGCTGAATATCACTTTTCAAGGTGCTATCCATTCGTTTAAGCTGGAATTTGATTATCACTTGGCTGTTGACGGCATTTCGATGCCTCTTCTCTTGCTTACGGGTGTCGTGTCTACGATGGCGGTACTAGCCTCAGTGCACATTCGTAAACGTCGGAAAACCTATTATGCCCTGTTTTTACTGTTGTTGACCGGAATATACGGCGTTTTCCTAGCTCGGGACCTGATTCTTTTCTTCATCTTCTTCGAGGTCACGCTGATTCCGATGTTCTTCCTGATCGGGATATGGGGTTATTACGGGAGAGAGAAAGCAGCTACTCGTTTTCTGATCTATAATGGGCTAGGTTCAGCAGCGATGTTGCTATCATTCCTGATCTTAATTACCACGCTTGGCTTCAGTGCCGTCGACGGTTCTAATATTCTGTTTAGCGGAAATTATGACGTTCTGCTAAGCAATTTGTCTGATACGAACGCCATGGCTAATTTGGATACAGATCAAGCCAGATACTTGGGTATTTTCTTATCGGACAACGCCAGATGGGCGGCATTTTTACTGCTGCTTGTCGCGTTCGGAATCAAAGTGCCGATATTCCCATTCCATACGTGGATGCTGCGGGTTCATACCGAGGCTCCACCGGCTATCGTAATGATCCACTCAGGTATTTTGCTGAAAATGGGCGTATACGGACTGATCCGTTTCGCGGTATTCTTGTTCCCCGATCAAGTGCATTCATGGACGACCGTGCTCGCGGTTCTCGGGGTAATTAACATCCTCTACGGAGCCATACTGGCGTGCGTGCAGAAGGAATTCAAGCTTGTGCTCGCTTACTCGAGCATAAGCCACATGGGAATCGTCCTGCTAGGGATCGCTTCGCTCGAAGAAGTGGGCTTACAAGGCGCGATCTACCAATCGGTCTCGCACGGATTGATCTCCGCGTTGCTGTTCCTTGTCGTAGGAAGCCTATACGAGCGCACGAATTCGACGCAACTGGGCGATCTGGGCGGATTAGCCAAAGCCGTTCCGTTCATGTCGGGTATCCTGTTGCTAGCCGGTCTAGCATCATTAGGCTTGCCGGGGTTATCCGGTTTCGTAGGCGAATTTTTATCGTTCCTTGGTTTGTTCGGTTCGATGAAAATTTTGACGGCCATCGGAGTGCTCGGTATTTTGTTCGCCGCGATTTATGTACTACGCAGCATTCTGAGCATCACTTACGGTCCAATGCCGGAACGATTCGACGGGATGAAGGATGCGCGGTTCGTAGAAGCATTGCCAATGATCACTTTATCGGCGCTCATCATCTTGCTCGGCGTATACCCATCCCTGTTGACGGATCTCATGCAGCATGGATTTAACGGACTGCTAGAACAAATTCAGACGAGGATGGGGGGATAA